A window of Phaseolus vulgaris cultivar G19833 chromosome 4, P. vulgaris v2.0, whole genome shotgun sequence genomic DNA:
tttaaaatataaagtaacttgctatatttttttaggtataattaccttatttGTTCATATATTTAGggtcaatatttaatttagtaaagtgatttttaaaaaaatcaatttggtccctatattttttaaaatgtatacaGATTGGTCATTTCCGTTAAATCGCACCTTACGACGTCAAATGTTTCTTATGTAGCAAAGAGATGAGATTGAAAGATGTGACGTGTCAAGATCAGGTGTTGATGTGGCAGTGGAACCATTGAAATTGGAATTGGAACCGTAGAGGAATTGAATCCCTTCAATATCATCATGCATTAGCACCACCTTCTTCCTCCGCCACTGATTCCTTCCAAATCCACCACCGTTGATATTATCAACTACGTCACGTCGCCAGAAACCACCCAATTCTTGTCAGCATCCAGGTGCAAGGAATGTTGAAATTGAAAATTGTAAACAAGGGTTTGACACGTCACATCTCTCAATCTCACCTCCCTGCCACATGAGCAACATTTGGCATCGTAAGACttaatgaaaataacaaatttatatacattttaaaaaatatagggatcaaattgattttttttaaaaatcactgtactaaattgaatattaatcTTAAATATAGTGATGAATAaggtaattataaaaaaaaataaaaaaaattatgagaacTAGTTTGTAATATGACAACAATTTGTCATCTTTAATACCATAAGTGCATCTATCGCTACTTCACAATATTACGaaagaaaaaatagtaaaaatgttAAGAGATGTAAATCACAAAGGATAAAATAGATATATCAAAGAATTGGAGTGTAGAAAGAAAATATGAAGTTCCAGAAagtaattttgttttcaaatgaCAATGACTATTGGGGTTTTGGAATAGTTTTCTTTTGACAAATTCTCCTTACAACTCCATTGCTTCTTTCTACACCtccatataatttttaaatatcacaGACTATGTCTTGTGAAAAAGAAATCTTTAGTTCTTATGAACTAGGGgcatttcttcctacacctccatatattTATTCTACATTCCATAAACATaccatttcttatttttcttttttctttttaattgtaCAATCAAAAAGTCATTTTGATGGTGATGATGTTACAAATATTCTGTTTTGATTTTCCACTAATTCTGTGACTTTAATCATCTCAGAATAGTtgagtttcatattttaattttctataaaCATTGTATGAACAGATTTGTCTCAGAATATTATTAGATGTATACAATCTCAAGAAATCCATTATGGATATGTTTATGACGAATTTAGTCAATTCCTAATCTTTTACATAATCCAAGTCTCAACATAATCAAAGCAGCAAttttccaaaaatataataagtaaaGGAAGAGATTTTAGAGTGTTTAATCAAATAATTCTAAACCCAATTTatttctgaaaactatgatgTTACATATAAAAGACCaacattcaaaaattcaatgCTCCATCCATTGTTCAAGTGCAAAAATCCAATCACACCTTCCATTGTTCAAATTTATCAGCTGTTAACTTGAAAGAACCTGCATTTCTATGCCCACCACCTCCAAATTCCTAATAGAAGAGAAAAAGATATTAACTACAAGTATAAGCAACAAGAGTTGCAAAAAAAGATGCAATTAGAAATTTGATAAAGGAAAAACCTGAGTGATAGGCGTGGTATCTTCATTTTCCACACTCCTTAGACTTATTTTTAGCAGTTCATCATTTTCCAGCTCTGGTACATTATATACAACTGCACCAATACCTCTACAAGTAAAAGTAAGTGCATAACTGACATGAGATATCAATTCCTTAATTATTATGTTCTGTTCTGATTCTCCAATAATTAAGGACACAGATTTTCCAATGAGTCAAAGGAGAAGAACAACAAtatgatttaattaatagtaACATGAAATTAAAATGAACAAACCTCAACTTCATTTCCTTGCTTTTAGTAGCTAATTGATGTCCCAATTCACTTCTTAACTGTGAAAGAGTAGTATCTGCATTGACAGCCTACAAAACACAAATGGTTGAAAATAAAAGGACTCTCATCAGTTCTCTCCTAATCAAGAGAGGTGTGAAAGACACAACTAAGGCTCAGTATAAGTATTGAAAATTAGCATCAATGCATGAATAACCAAAAGCAGCAGATGGATGGTTTAAAGAAATTTGACTACAAAACCAAAGAATAGAAAGGTAGTAGAGGAAGAAATAGTGAGATCTTAAGAGAAGGAAACATCAATCATACCAGGCAACGACCAAATGCACCATTCCCGAGGGCAATTTCATACGACTTGCTGAGACCATCATCAATTAATTTTTGCTTGAGTGATATGCTTAGCATACCTCTACTAATGATAGTATTCAAGTTTAGTGATAGCAACTGCCATAATACACAAAATTATCAGTTATTTCAACTATTTATACAAATGAAATGACCTATCACTCTATCTTGGTAGCAACATATAAGtatgaaaataaagaactaTCACCCTTAATGAGGCAGGCAAAATTTAGTAGAATATCAGCACAATGAACTCATGGACAAATTTACAGGACCAAACAAAGTAGTTAAACATCTTCATGCACTTAGGAACTCCTCAATGTGCTTGTTCGAATTAGGGAACACAAACTCAAATATACAAAGTCTTACATTGTCGGTGTATTCCAATCAGATTCTAATAATAAATCAGAAAAGTTGGGAAAACAGTATAAGACTCAGAAAGCAGATTACCTGGTCAAACAACGAAGGATTTTTTCTGGCATCAAATTCAATGTTCAAATCCTTCAAACCACTGCTGAAAGCTTTGCTGTTCTGGAGTCTCCACCTCCAGAGGTCCCCATCTTCAACATACAGAAAAAGTTGCCTGGCAAGCTCAAATTCATCAAGCACTGAGGGGTGCTTAACTTCAATATCTGAACTCAAAAGCTTATCTTTGAAGTAATCAAAAGCAATAGTAGCCCCACTCCTCTCCATGTCAATAACCTTTACCACATTTTCACCAAGTGAAACTTCATTCCCTAGCTTCTCCAGGGCAGTCTTGTGATGGTCTAAAACAATCACCCTACATCCCAAGAAAACACCACAAACAAAGATAACCATCGTATTATGACTACAAAAATAACTCAAATCAAATATACGGacatgaaaaataaaacttaaagaatGCATCTTTTACaaggaaaacagaaaacaaagcAAAGCACCTTGAAACTTTGGTGGAGATTTCTTGAATAAAACCATCGGGCCCCACAAAATCTAGGAGGTAAAGATCACCAATTTCATTCAGAGGAAGATCTTCAGCACTgaaaatttcaatcaaagacaaaaaaatacaTACACATAAATCAAATGGCATAGAAATAGCATAATGGCAGAACAACGATTGATAGCAGAATGAATTGTACAAATAATAATTAGTGAATGAGGCAAAAACCTGAGGGGCTTGCAAACAGTGTTGGGAAAGAAAAGAGGAGAGAATAAGGAAGTGGCCTTGAAGTAAAGGTGCGCAGCAAGGGCAGCAAAAGCACCATCAGGACAAGGATAGTGGTAGAGTATAGCAGGTGAAGCATGATTGTTATTGTTACTCCTCTTCTTAGATCCCATGTTTATGGCATTGGACATGTTCTGCAGTTTGGCTTGTGACAGCAACATTCTGCAAGTTCTGTTCTGTTGGATTCGACATCATTCAAAGTAAGTATTTGATAAAACTGAGGTTTTTTTTATGGCTGGGATTGTGTGCAGTGTATGCGTATTTATGGTACCTTTGTTAATAGAATATATTTAAGCAAGTTCTGATCAGATAGATTAGGTTAATTGTGatataatataaatacataaaatagtTAGGTTTAATCTAAAAACCTCACTAACCGTGTTTAAGGAAGGAGGAAGAGGTacttttcttctctttgtttCACTGATTTTAAAAATGAGAGAATGAACGAGGAGACTCACGAGAGAGTGAAAGtgtttcttcaatttttccataaatgttgtgtttggattgagaaaGAAATCTATGAAGAGGAAAAATAGCGGATTTGTAAGAATTAGAGAGatgtgtgaaaaatatttaaggTTCTTTGAACTTAAGGATAAAGGATGATAGtgtggattttaaaaaaattaagattttgtAAGTAATGTGATAATTggaaaagaatttaaaaattattttaaagatataaaatataaatttattcttgttattaaaaatatttaaataataaattatgatatattttttttatgtaaatttaaattaattaattttttcttatatataatatCTCTGATTTTCCCAACTATAAGATATTGTATTGATTTAAAAAAGGAAGTGTGGATTCATGAAAAagttataaactaaaaaaatatccaTAATCTACAactgttaataaaaatatactgaaaatcaaattttattattatttttggcatatataatttttcaataaaGTTGTTTAGGTAGAATAATTGATTTTTGGTGTACATATGAGATGACTGCAGAAAATTGATTGAGATCagtattataaattttagattctaatttcttgtaatttcattattttttctttttcccagaaatattatattttacttaaaatatatatgtaatattaaaaataaattaactagtattaaatcaataaactttgaactaataatttgtttattaatttaaaaaaacataaacttTTCGGGTCAAAACCGGGTTCAGTCCAGCCCATATAAACTACAGCATTTATTTAGGACATGTTTTTCACCATATAAATTTTAACTTGCACTCTATAACATAGATACGGATACGGACATGATACGGATATAGATACGAACGCGAACACGATACGGATATAGATACGGACATGAAGATacgtaaaatttttaaaatgtaggatacggggataaaaatctatatattatataattttaaattatataaattgaaaataaatatttatgtgcaaaagtatgtttcagattcttttgggagcagaaagatatttttcatgactggttcaaaagaatttgttccttatttttataatcataataaaaatttatacaataaatttgagtttttagaaaattgttgtatttataccttttaaaattgtgttagaaccgtgttagaatttttaaaaatccaacaaatattttttaaattgaacattTTACCGAtaagtgtcatacgagtgttgTACGAGTGTCGACACCGATACGTGTGTCTGACATGAATACgtccatttaagagaagtgtccgAACCTCATATGTACgtcttttaaaatttttaaaactatcttttatttcaagtttaaaaaattaaaatttaaaaatcaaaatttcaatttcagaaaaagaaaatgtaaaatacaaaaagtaaattatgaaaaaaataataattcataaCACATAATCTAAAAgtgtattttgaaataaaaaatgtattccaaacatttaagtttaaaatataaaatataaaaatataaaaaattcaaaattcaaaatttaaaaatatattttagaaattcaaATTTCGAGAACAAAATCTGAAAAGGTAAAAATTTCTCGAacttaaaaatgtattttagaaatttaaatctaaaaatatattttgaaaaaagaaatctgaaaatatttttttattcatatccTCCTTTTTTGTTTAAAGTTATTTATGTCATTTCATAAGAACGTCTTTATCATTttacaaaaacattttttatttatttatttattttgataacatATTGACTGAAGGTTTAAATTGTTATATTTCAGGAGAATTTGCCTTTTATTTGGCACTGCTGAGGAAACAGTTGCAATGGCTAACATGGTCTTTGTTGGTGTTAAGATTGCTGCTGTTCCTCTAGCACCATTACCCATTACAGGCAAAAATCTCACTTCCAGTTTCACCCATAAGAAACACTTACTTCTTCTGAGTTGCTCCCAAACCAATAACAGAACAACCTCTTTCTCCTCTTCCTTCTCATCATCACCCCTCACAAGCAGGGGTGGTTGTTGTGTGTTGGGTTGTCTCCCTCCAGCTTCCTCTGAATCCTCAACGCCATCATCTTCCACTGCTAAGCCCTCTTCCCCTTTCCCTTCAATCAAGCTTTATGTCAGTGGTTAGCTACTCTTACCCTTCTCCTTTTGTtacactttttgtttttcttatccAAATTGATGTTAGAGGAATAAagtttccagattttttttGGGTCTTCCGCCATTGGGTGCTGGTGTCAGTGAATAACAACAGTTTTATCTGTTGTTACTAGTGGAAAATTTGAATGAAAAAGGGTTTTACTTTACTTTTTGAATGAGAggtaggttgattgtggagaaTGCTTCCCTTATTTCATTGAAAAAGGATGAATTTTTAGCATTGGAAACATTCAGAATGTTGTCTAGTGGCTACAATGGTGGTGCAATCAATATTTAACTGATATCTGAGATTAGGAGGAAAGGGGCAGTGCTATGGATTTGATCTGCGGAAGAATTACTGCGGATTTGATTTTGAGCATAATTCAGTATGTGCTCTTTAAAATGTTTTGCTATGCAGAAGAGTTTCATGTAATGGTGGAAGAAGGTGACCGGTATCTCTAGCTTCCATTCAGTATCCACACCTTATCGTTTAATTTTATGGTTGAAGAAAGAGGAATGATGTTAAGAGACAATTTATATGAAATCTTCTACTAGAATAATATTTGTTGGTTTCAACTGTTAACTGCTTTATGTGTCTATTTAATTATCTTTAGTTCTTTGTATAAGTTTTTAAATGCGGTTCCTGTCTAGCAAAAATGCTTTTTCATCTTGCAACCAACATAAAACTAGGCATTTTGTTGGAACCTTTTGCAAATTATGTAAGCGTTTCATCTGTAGGGCACCTTGATGTCCCTCATATACTACCTGTGATTGATCTTGATTCAATAGTCATTTGCCATATTTTGCTAAAGTCTACAGATTGTATCCCTTACTTTTTTTGCATATATTTTTAGAATGAATTCTTGCTATTTCTTGTGAATTTCTTTGATATTTGATTACTCATATGTATATTTTTGAACAACAACTTTATAAATGttatttcttgttcttttcagGGTTATCATTTCGTACCACTGAAGAAAGTTTGCGAAATGCTTTTAAGAATTTTGGTCAACTCGTGGAAGGTAGGAAAATGATATTTTCCTTTGtcaatcatgtttttttttactaaaatttagGGTATAGTATCTGTTAGTCATTTGCCAGTTCTTATCAATTTGTTGGTAACACTTTCTACAAAAATATTTGCTTAACTTTACGACAGTCAAGCTGGTGATGGATAGAATTGCAAATAGACCAAGAGGGTTTGCTTTTCTTCGTTATGCAACTGAAGAAGAATCTCAGAAGGCTATTGAGGGAATGCACGGAAAGGTATGATTTTGTTGTGTCCTATGGTGTTCTTATTTTTGAAAGATCAGATACATAAATGGCAGTTTATCTTGTTCAAGAGATTAATTTGGATGGGAGAGGAAGATTTGTGTTTTATGGGAGGACTTCCTCTGGTTTGCGAACTATTAAGTAATTTAGAGTTTGCTAAGTGAATACTAGACATCATTTGCTGAATTTCCTATTTGGAATCCGAGCTAATCCTAAATCGTTGCATTATGTTCTATGTCTGTACAATGCCATTTGGTTTATTGCGGTTGTTAAATTGTTGTCGTGTTCTGTGATAATTCATTGACTAAATTCTATAATGCCTCCAAGGCTTATCTTGGCTACAATGgtggattttaaattttttaaagtgaACGAATTAGAATATAACCATGATTGCATATATGTATAAAACTAATCAAGAAACTAGATTGAGCTTTCCCAGTGAGAAGAGAGTCAAAGCAGCATTGTTTATGAAACTGAGTGAGATCAGTCCACTATTTTTTAAGCATGTTTTGTTTAAGTGTGAAGATTTGTAAGTCGGAAAACTCAAGATACTATTCACTGTGAAACTGTCAAAGGATCACTAGAAGACCAGATCTGGAACTATTGTGCTCCCTCCCTCTGATTGAGGGTCTAAATTGTTGTATTATCTTGTTGTTCTTAGGCTTAAAATTTGAATGTcagttattctttttttttccctATTTGCTATCTTTAATTAACAGAGAAAAGTTTTAAACTATGTTGGATACTGACAAGAAAGAAACCACTGTTTCAGTTCTTGGATGGTAGGGTCATATTTGTGGAAATTGCCAAACCGAGATCAGAGCTACCACAGCGCCACAGGGAAGGCACAAGATTGTAATACGAAGATCCAAAGTTTGTTCATTTTGGCGTGCAATAGGAAGAACCATTGTAGCAAGTGTACTTGCTCCCTTCTTTATTACCCCCCACTAACTCTGAGGCTGCATGGAACTCATTTAAACACCGTCATATTTGATTAGTAATGAATTTTAATCATAATTATACCATGTACGATGAAGTTATAAAACGTGTTGCTTATGTTTCAAGTATTGGCTTTAACACTTGACAAGAGTATGAATTGATTTAAATACCATCACTTTTTCGATCAAATGAATGAATGGATAACATTGTATGGAACTGAACTACTTCAGTATTTGCAGACCAATCGTTGACCAAAGAATGTTTAATATTTCACTCAAGTAATCAGCTTAAAAGACGGAACAGGTACAGCACTGTAAATTCATCAATGAAGAAACAATGTTtataatctatgattaaaaaGAATGATACAGAAAGAAAATCCGAAATACACAAGGCTCTTTTAAGCTTAATACATGGACACACAATATCCTTATGTCAGATGAAATAATATATGATGTTTAGTGAGCTGCGATGCTTGTCCAAGCTTCCCTGGTACACCCTCGTCACTGATGTGTGTCACTGATGTGTGTAACAtgcaactacaaagacaaatgCAAATAGTACAAATAAACTAACTTATAGACTTGCTGCTATGTGTCTATTTGGTTAAAGTAACTGTAACACGATACAAGCCAGAAGAAATGATGCCACCAGCCCCCGCACGAATTATTGGACATGAAATGTTTTAACGTGGAAGATGTTGGAAAAAATAATTGGAAATTAGATGCTGGTCAATTAGATCACAGCTACCTAAATAAGGTCCttatttctcaatttttttttctaataccATGATTATGAATCTTGTAAAAATGGAAGGGAAGGCTATGAGCACACACGAGCTCGTTGCCCATCCCTCTCTTCCATGGCCGCAATTAATGAATTTCCTTCTCTTTCAGCTAAACATCTTTTATATGGAACAAACCCTTTTGCAGGCTTCTGGGGTGCAGCTCCTTCCCCTTGATATTTTTGACACTTAGAATCAACAGCATCTGAGTTCTTGCCTTGGTTATCGATGTCACAAACTGATTCAGTGTTGGAACCAGTGCAACAACTTTCCTCCTCTCTTGCTCTTACTTTCAAAGAGGGCCTAAGAGGCATGGGATTTAGGATCTGATTGCATGGAGTGACGCAGAAAGCTGGAAGGCCTTGGTACAAACTCCACTGTGGAAAAGATGCATCAGGTGCACATTCACTGAGGCACATGTTCTCCTTCGGTGGCTCGTCCCTGCGGTCAGCTCCCTCAGAATCAGGTGTTATGGGACAGTTGCCACCAACCAAGCCTAGAGATAATTGTGTATCTACTTGCTCGGTTGATTGGCCAGGCTTCTCATTCTCAACATCATCCACTTCATCAGACTTCACAGTTATTGCCTTACCATTATCATCAATGTTCTGCAACTTCTGATTATCTATCATAGAGACTGTTCTTCCGAAAAGCTTAATACTAGTGGTTTGTGGCATATTGGTAGAATCTTCTATAACATATTCGGTTTCCTTGGAACTAAACTCGGGCTTCTGCAGTAACACCAGAGAATTTGAAAATTAGTTAAACCTTGACCACAATATTTGAACAAGCTTATCCAAAAAGAACTTTTAggagaaaaaattataaaggaaAAAACTATATGTGAGGATTTCTGTAATTTAATTTCAGAAGTTAAAAACAATTCTTGTTATTTTTCTATCTTAAAAGTTCTTGTGGAGTCGCTGGTCTTTCAAAAGACAAAGCACAGAAATCAAGAAGCTTATCATACCATGCAGACGTTTGGGTTAGAAACAATGGATAAAGGAACTGAAGCTGGAGATCCTTTCTCTTCCTCCTCAGATGCTTTGGATGTCATACAATCATTTTCCTTTTCAACAGGTGACAAGCTGACGGAGTGAATATCAGTGGTGCAAGAGTTTGGTGAAAGGCATCTGTTATTCTGCTCTGAAAATGCAGACCCAAATGCTTCCGAACCAACCGTAGATAGCACAGAAGTCGGAGATGGGGTGTCTTTCTCTGCAACCAACAGGTTCGTGGATTGAGATGTTTCTGTTTCATTAGGTGTGGTGTGTCCTTTGAAAGCATCAAGTGATTTACGGGGATATGGATGGAGGGGTTTTCTCTTAGGTCGAGGAGGAGGTATGTTAATTGGCTGTACAGAACTCTCAGCACTGCCCTCAGATTCCCTAACAACCTGAAACCATGTAGAGTGTGATGCTTGAGAACACCGAACTCAACAAATTCATCTAACTTCAAACTCTATCAAATTgaaaatcatcaaatttctttCCCTTACAGTAGAAATAGGCCTATGGAACAATCAAAATCTAATTATATGTTAATAGCCTACATGCTCCCAGTAGAAATTATTTActgaaataataatattaacctTAGAAAAAAACTTTTGAGCATGGCTTCGAATCTGAACAGCTGTTTTGGTACCTATATGCTCTGCATGAAGAGAAAATGACTTTCATCTGAAATGAAGACAAAATGAAAAAGCTAATGTTTCAGATGAATAACTCAGGACAAAGAGTTTACCTTCAATTTGGCGCCACCCTCGACCGTACAATTTCAAAGCTTCAAGGAACTTTTGATGCTCTTCCTCTGTCCACTTCTCCCTCTGTTTAGTAATGGTGTATGGTTTCCTAACCTGATGAAAATTGAAATAagttttagaaatcaaaactaGAAGTGGAACAAAAAGGTCTCCATTAAAAGGAATACTTTAGCATGTAAAGTAAAGCAACCTTGGGAGTGTGGCTGTTTCCAACAGAAGCAACAGTTTCAGATTGTTTTCCACCATTTGAATGGCAGTAACTAGCTGAGCCAGATATGGTTGATCTAGTGCTTTCTATTTGATCCTACATTAATAGTAGTTGATGAATTGATAACTTCCCCCGATTGAAAAAATGGGAATAAAGGAATAAGAAATAGATAATTTCATCATGAAAGAAATGATGCTCACTATAACATATTTCAGTTCcttttaagaaacaaagtcaCTGGATGAATTCATAATGAAATTCTCTTTTTTCCTATTAA
This region includes:
- the LOC137837870 gene encoding uncharacterized protein is translated as MLLSQAKLQNMSNAINMGSKKRSNNNNHASPAILYHYPCPDGAFAALAAHLYFKATSLFSPLFFPNTVCKPLSAEDLPLNEIGDLYLLDFVGPDGFIQEISTKVSRVIVLDHHKTALEKLGNEVSLGENVVKVIDMERSGATIAFDYFKDKLLSSDIEVKHPSVLDEFELARQLFLYVEDGDLWRWRLQNSKAFSSGLKDLNIEFDARKNPSLFDQLLSLNLNTIISRGMLSISLKQKLIDDGLSKSYEIALGNGAFGRCLAVNADTTLSQLRSELGHQLATKSKEMKLRGIGAVVYNVPELENDELLKISLRSVENEDTTPITQEFGGGGHRNAGSFKLTADKFEQWKV
- the LOC137837872 gene encoding organelle RRM domain-containing protein 6, chloroplastic; the protein is MANMVFVGVKIAAVPLAPLPITGKNLTSSFTHKKHLLLLSCSQTNNRTTSFSSSFSSSPLTSRGGCCVLGCLPPASSESSTPSSSTAKPSSPFPSIKLYVSGLSFRTTEESLRNAFKNFGQLVEVKLVMDRIANRPRGFAFLRYATEEESQKAIEGMHGKFLDGRVIFVEIAKPRSELPQRHREGTRL
- the LOC137837871 gene encoding protein REVEILLE 7-like, encoding MEMQDQIESTRSTISGSASYCHSNGGKQSETVASVGNSHTPKVRKPYTITKQREKWTEEEHQKFLEALKLYGRGWRQIEEHIGTKTAVQIRSHAQKFFSKVVRESEGSAESSVQPINIPPPRPKRKPLHPYPRKSLDAFKGHTTPNETETSQSTNLLVAEKDTPSPTSVLSTVGSEAFGSAFSEQNNRCLSPNSCTTDIHSVSLSPVEKENDCMTSKASEEEEKGSPASVPLSIVSNPNVCMKPEFSSKETEYVIEDSTNMPQTTSIKLFGRTVSMIDNQKLQNIDDNGKAITVKSDEVDDVENEKPGQSTEQVDTQLSLGLVGGNCPITPDSEGADRRDEPPKENMCLSECAPDASFPQWSLYQGLPAFCVTPCNQILNPMPLRPSLKVRAREEESCCTGSNTESVCDIDNQGKNSDAVDSKCQKYQGEGAAPQKPAKGFVPYKRCLAEREGNSLIAAMEERDGQRARVCS